Proteins encoded within one genomic window of Bacteroides sedimenti:
- the rhaB gene encoding rhamnulokinase — protein MKNTSFFAVDLGATSGRTILGMVKEGSIELRELTRFQNNLIEVNGHFYWDIYALYHEIINGLNQVSKEKIPIASIGVDTWGVDFVCVGKDGEILRNPYSYRDPHTIGLPEELFKRIPREDIYQMTGIQIMNFNSLYQLAAMKKNSSSVLPVTDKILFTPDALSYMLTGEIVTEYTIASTSQLINPIKKEFEPVLLELLELPRKTFGKLVYPGTKVGILSKSVQMQTGLSSVPVIAVAGHDTASAVAAVPAPDKNFAYLSSGTWSLMGIELEQPFINEESFKMNFTNEGGVEGTTRFMKTICGMWLLERCRKEWAMVADYSYTDLIEAAMKAPAFRSLINPDASCFANPVSMIEAIKHYCKTTEQAVPETYGEITRCIFESLALIYRYTLENLKRVAPFSIERLHVIGGGSKNNLLNSFTANALGIKVVAGPSEATAIGNIMLQAKAAGVVSSIQQMREMICASIDVNVFEPVEKDIWDEGYVAFLKVFRENI, from the coding sequence TGGGCATTTTTATTGGGATATATATGCTCTTTACCATGAAATAATAAACGGCCTGAATCAGGTTTCGAAAGAAAAAATACCTATCGCGTCAATAGGGGTTGATACTTGGGGAGTTGATTTTGTTTGTGTAGGTAAAGATGGTGAAATTCTGCGTAACCCTTATAGTTATCGTGATCCTCATACGATAGGTTTGCCCGAAGAACTCTTCAAGCGCATTCCTCGGGAAGATATTTACCAAATGACTGGCATTCAGATAATGAACTTCAATTCTCTGTATCAGCTGGCAGCCATGAAAAAGAATAGTTCTTCCGTATTGCCGGTAACCGATAAAATATTGTTTACTCCTGACGCTCTGTCTTATATGCTCACCGGTGAAATAGTAACGGAATATACAATTGCTTCAACTTCACAGTTAATAAACCCAATAAAAAAGGAGTTTGAACCAGTTTTGCTGGAGTTGCTTGAACTTCCCAGGAAGACTTTTGGAAAGCTTGTATATCCAGGAACGAAAGTAGGTATCCTGTCCAAATCGGTGCAGATGCAGACCGGACTGAGTTCTGTTCCGGTGATTGCTGTTGCCGGACATGATACAGCCTCTGCTGTTGCTGCGGTGCCAGCACCTGATAAGAACTTTGCCTATTTAAGCTCGGGTACCTGGTCACTAATGGGTATTGAACTTGAACAGCCGTTTATCAACGAGGAGAGTTTTAAAATGAATTTCACTAATGAAGGTGGTGTGGAAGGAACTACCCGTTTTATGAAAACAATTTGCGGAATGTGGCTGCTGGAACGCTGCCGCAAAGAGTGGGCAATGGTGGCTGATTACTCGTATACAGATTTAATTGAGGCAGCTATGAAGGCACCTGCTTTCAGAAGTCTGATTAACCCGGATGCTTCTTGCTTTGCCAATCCGGTTTCGATGATTGAAGCCATCAAACATTATTGCAAAACAACAGAGCAAGCGGTCCCCGAAACCTATGGAGAAATTACTCGATGTATTTTTGAAAGTCTGGCTCTGATTTATCGTTATACGCTTGAAAACCTGAAAAGGGTGGCTCCTTTCTCTATTGAACGTCTGCATGTGATTGGAGGCGGGTCTAAGAATAATCTACTGAACTCTTTTACTGCAAATGCATTAGGAATAAAGGTTGTGGCAGGTCCTTCGGAAGCGACGGCAATCGGGAATATCATGCTGCAGGCAAAAGCTGCGGGAGTTGTTTCCAGTATTCAGCAGATGCGTGAAATGATTTGTGCTTCGATAGACGTGAATGTCTTTGAACCTGTCGAAAAAGATATATGGGATGAAGGGTATGTCGCTTTCCTAAAAGTATTCAGGGAAAACATATAA